The Allorhodopirellula heiligendammensis genome includes a window with the following:
- a CDS encoding NADH:ubiquinone reductase (Na(+)-transporting) subunit D: protein MANKRLDVLIDPVVDNNPITLQVLGICSALAVTTKMETSVVMALAVIAVTACSNLAVSAIRSYIPSSIRIIVQMCVIASLVIVVDQFLKAFLFDISKQLSVFVGLIITNCIVMGRAEGFAMKNTPGISFLDGIGNGLGYGFVLLVVAFFRELFGSGSLFGFTLLELDRNGGWYNPNGLMLLPPSAFFIIGIMIWVIRLNKPAQIEES, encoded by the coding sequence ATGGCTAATAAACGTCTTGACGTGCTTATCGACCCCGTGGTTGATAACAATCCAATCACGCTGCAGGTGTTGGGGATTTGCTCTGCACTGGCAGTGACGACCAAGATGGAAACGTCGGTGGTGATGGCGCTCGCGGTGATCGCCGTGACCGCGTGCAGCAACCTCGCTGTCAGCGCGATCCGCTCATACATCCCCAGCAGCATCCGGATCATTGTGCAGATGTGCGTGATTGCGTCGCTGGTGATTGTGGTTGATCAATTCCTGAAGGCGTTTCTGTTCGATATCAGCAAGCAGCTGTCCGTCTTCGTCGGTCTGATTATCACTAATTGCATTGTGATGGGGCGGGCCGAGGGGTTTGCGATGAAGAACACCCCTGGCATCAGTTTTCTCGACGGGATCGGTAACGGTCTGGGGTACGGATTCGTGCTCTTGGTTGTCGCATTTTTCCGTGAGTTGTTCGGCAGCGGTTCGTTGTTTGGTTTCACCCTACTGGAGCTTGACCGCAACGGCGGTTGGTATAACCCCAATGGCTTGATGCTCTTGCCGCCGAGCGCCTTTTTTATCATCGGGATCATGATCTGGGTGATCCGTCTGAACAAACCCGCACAAATCGAAGAGTCCTGA
- the nqrE gene encoding NADH:ubiquinone reductase (Na(+)-transporting) subunit E, with translation MNLFEIHLSIFLKAVFVENLALAFFLGMCTFLAVSKSVKTAIGLGMAVIAIETITVPANQAIYSLLLKKGALTWANKFIATSTVDFSTIDLSFLSFISFIGVIAALVQVLEMFLDKFMPALYNELGIFLPLITVNCAILGASLFMQERNYTFPESITYGFGCGVGWALAIMALAAIREKLKYSDVPPPLRGLGITFITTGLMALAFMSFGGIKL, from the coding sequence ATGAATCTATTCGAAATCCACTTAAGTATTTTCTTGAAGGCGGTCTTCGTCGAGAACTTGGCACTAGCCTTTTTTCTTGGCATGTGCACGTTTCTAGCTGTTAGCAAGAGCGTGAAGACTGCGATCGGTTTAGGCATGGCCGTGATCGCGATTGAAACGATCACCGTGCCGGCAAACCAAGCGATCTATTCTTTGCTTTTGAAGAAAGGTGCATTGACGTGGGCGAACAAATTTATCGCCACGTCAACGGTCGATTTTTCAACGATTGATCTCAGCTTCCTGTCGTTCATTAGCTTTATCGGTGTGATCGCGGCTCTCGTCCAGGTGCTCGAAATGTTCTTGGATAAGTTCATGCCGGCGCTCTACAACGAGCTGGGCATCTTTTTGCCGTTGATCACGGTGAACTGCGCCATTCTCGGTGCGTCGCTGTTCATGCAGGAACGCAACTACACGTTCCCTGAATCCATTACCTACGGCTTTGGTTGTGGGGTTGGCTGGGCATTGGCAATCATGGCACTCGCAGCGATTCGCGAAAAGCTCAAGTACAGCGACGTGCCGCCACCGCTCCGCGGGCTTGGTATCACGTTCATCACGACTGGACTGATGGCTCTGGCGTTCATGTCGTTCGGCGGCATTAAGCTTTAG
- the nqrF gene encoding NADH:ubiquinone reductase (Na(+)-transporting) subunit F, with protein MFTTLLLGAAPSDAVPPAAIVAIGVAMFTIIVLALVMLILAAKKQLVSSGKIKIMINDQKEISVPAGGKLLGALADAGIFVSSACGGGGTCAQCKVKVREGGGDLLPTETGHINKKEAAEGERLSCQVAVKQDMKVEVPAEAFETKKWECTVRSNNNVATFIKEFVLELPAGEEVNFKAGGYIQIEAPPHTVHYKDFDIEERFHPDWDQYKIWRYTSKVEEPVVRAYSMANYPGEKGIIMLNVRVASPPPRAPEGTPPGQMSSYIFSLKPGDKATISGPYGEFFIKDSKAEMVYIGGGAGMAPLRSHIFELFKREKTDRKVSYWYGGRSMRELFYVDHFREIEKEFPNFKFNIALSEPAPEDNWNGYTGFIHQVLLENYLKNHPAPEDIEYYICGPPMMNAAVFKMLDDLGVEPENIAYDDFGG; from the coding sequence ATGTTCACAACTCTTCTCTTGGGCGCCGCCCCATCGGATGCTGTCCCGCCGGCAGCTATCGTTGCCATCGGCGTCGCGATGTTCACCATCATTGTGCTCGCATTGGTGATGCTGATTTTGGCGGCAAAGAAGCAACTGGTTTCTTCCGGCAAGATCAAGATCATGATCAACGACCAAAAAGAAATCTCGGTTCCAGCGGGCGGGAAACTGCTCGGTGCTCTCGCCGACGCTGGCATTTTTGTTTCGAGTGCCTGTGGCGGTGGTGGGACATGTGCGCAGTGCAAAGTAAAGGTGCGGGAGGGAGGCGGCGATTTGTTGCCCACTGAAACCGGTCACATTAACAAGAAGGAAGCCGCTGAAGGGGAGCGTTTGAGCTGCCAGGTCGCCGTCAAGCAGGACATGAAGGTTGAAGTGCCCGCCGAAGCATTTGAAACCAAGAAATGGGAATGCACGGTTCGCAGCAATAACAACGTTGCTACCTTCATCAAAGAGTTCGTGCTTGAACTGCCTGCGGGTGAAGAGGTCAATTTCAAGGCCGGCGGATATATTCAGATTGAAGCTCCTCCGCATACGGTCCATTACAAAGACTTCGATATCGAAGAGCGATTCCACCCCGATTGGGATCAATACAAGATCTGGCGTTATACGTCGAAGGTCGAAGAGCCTGTGGTTCGCGCCTATTCAATGGCTAATTATCCGGGCGAAAAGGGCATCATCATGCTCAACGTTCGTGTGGCCTCGCCACCACCACGCGCCCCTGAAGGCACCCCGCCGGGCCAGATGAGCAGTTACATCTTCTCGCTCAAACCTGGCGACAAGGCGACGATCAGCGGTCCCTATGGTGAGTTCTTCATCAAAGATAGTAAGGCGGAAATGGTCTACATCGGCGGCGGTGCCGGCATGGCTCCGCTGCGAAGTCATATCTTCGAACTATTCAAACGCGAGAAAACCGATCGCAAGGTCAGTTACTGGTACGGCGGTCGGAGCATGCGGGAGTTGTTCTATGTCGATCACTTCCGTGAGATCGAGAAGGAGTTCCCGAACTTTAAGTTCAATATCGCGTTGTCTGAGCCCGCACCGGAGGACAACTGGAACGGGTACACCGGGTTCATCCACCAGGTGTTGCTCGAGAACTACCTCAAGAACCACCCGGCTCCTGAAGATATTGAGTATTACATCTGCGGTCCTCCGATGATGAACGCAGCCGTGTTCAAAATGCTCGATGATCTCGGCGTCGAGCCCGAGAACATCGCCTACGACGATTTTGGCGGTTAG